TCTAAAGAAGTGGATCCTGAAGTTGAAAAGCTCTGGATCAGAAAAGGCAATCGACAGTTCCATGAAGATGAAATCAAGGATATTGTGCTTTCTAACCTTGCAAAGGAAATCGATCTCATCCTCCAGGAAAAAGTTGTGAATAGCGCTCGAGATGTCGATCTGGCTATGATTATGGGAGCTGGTTGGCCATTCTTCATGGGCGGTATAACAATGTATCTCGATATGGCGGGAGTTACGCCCAAGGTTCTTCAGAAGCTTTTCTTTGATATGCGCTAGTCGATGGCATTCTTGCCGTTCCCTTTTTTAGGGGACGGTGTGATGTGCTTGCTTCTGGCGTGTTGGTGGTTCCCTCCTCGGTGAGGTTCGCGGTGATGTAAAAAACATTCGCCGCGAACCTTTTTATTTTGTAACCTGATATGCCTTTTTGCGACAAAATCGCTGTAAGAAACCGCTTGATTGTAATTGACGTGTAAAATATGCCCTTGCTCAAAATGCCATCGTTGGAAATGAAAGAAGGGATCTGTGCTTATGGATGGAAAATTTGCTAGATTTGCAATCGTCAGCTTAACAACGGTTATAATTGTTGGATGTGTGTCGGTAGGACCTGATTATATCAAGCCAGAGGTGCCTCTACCGGAAAAGTGGCGAAACCTTACCTCTACTCGGGTAGAAGAAACAACCTATCAGAGCACTTTTTCTCAAGAGCAGGAAAAAGATCTTGCACGATGGTGGCAAGTTTTGGGAGACCCTGAACTTACAAGACTGGTGGAAAGATCTATTAAAAACAATATGGATATAGCAAAGGCACAGGCTAAAGTTCGCGAAGCCAGAGCACGCCGAGCCATTGCTGCTGCACCGCTCTTCCCTACCCTTGGAACGTCATTTTCGGCTTCCGGAAAGCATCAGGATTTAGATAAAGGTTCCACGACGACTCAAGATTTTTACACGGCTGAATTCGATTCTTCCTGGGAGATTGATATCTTTGGGGGGACTCGCCGAGCGATCGAAGCATCACAAAGAACACTCGAAGCAACAGAAGAGGCTCTAAGAGATGTTCTGGTTTCAGTTGTGGCAGAGGTTGCACTCAACTACTTGGAACTTCGCACCTACCAGGCACGTCTAGCTGTGGCTAAAGAAAATCTTTTGGTGCAGGAAGAATCTCTACAGCTTGCGTCATGGCGTTACCAGGCAGGTTTGACCAGTGAGCTTGATGTTCATCAAGCCAGGTATAATCTTGAAAGCACTCGAGCTCAAATACCAATTCTGAAAACTGCCGTAGATGAAGCCATGAATCGCCTTGCGGTGCTTCTTGGAGAATCTCCAGGAAAACTTCACGAAGAATTGAACGATTTCGCACCTGTGCCGCTTCCCCCCGATCGTATTGCTGTTGGTATTCCTGCCGATATTTTAAGACGCAGACCTGATATACGAAAAGCAGAAAGGGAATTGGCTGCTCAAACGGCAAGGATTGGTGTTGCGATGGCAGAACTCTATCCGAAGTTTTCTCTTACAGGCAGCATCGGCATTGAAGCCTTATCCCCTGGTGGATTGGTTTCGTCTGCAACGAAAACTTTGATGGGGCAAGGGATCATATCTCTTCCGATATTCAAAGGTGGGGCTCTTAAACAGGCGGTAGAGGCAGAGAAAGCTCTTGCCGAGCAAGCTCTAGTCACTTACAAAGCAACGATTTTGAATGCACTGGAAGAAGTGGAAAATACTCTTATGGCCTACTCCGAAGAGTTAAGACGACAGGAATCGCTTGCAAAAGCGGAAGAAGCTGCTCGTCAGGCTGCAGAGCTAGCTAA
Above is a window of Thermodesulforhabdaceae bacterium DNA encoding:
- a CDS encoding efflux transporter outer membrane subunit — encoded protein: MDGKFARFAIVSLTTVIIVGCVSVGPDYIKPEVPLPEKWRNLTSTRVEETTYQSTFSQEQEKDLARWWQVLGDPELTRLVERSIKNNMDIAKAQAKVREARARRAIAAAPLFPTLGTSFSASGKHQDLDKGSTTTQDFYTAEFDSSWEIDIFGGTRRAIEASQRTLEATEEALRDVLVSVVAEVALNYLELRTYQARLAVAKENLLVQEESLQLASWRYQAGLTSELDVHQARYNLESTRAQIPILKTAVDEAMNRLAVLLGESPGKLHEELNDFAPVPLPPDRIAVGIPADILRRRPDIRKAERELAAQTARIGVAMAELYPKFSLTGSIGIEALSPGGLVSSATKTLMGQGIISLPIFKGGALKQAVEAEKALAEQALVTYKATILNALEEVENTLMAYSEELRRQESLAKAEEAARQAAELAKQRYASGLIDFGAVLEAERSHLAFQDQLIQSRGAVTSNIIRLYKALGGGWDSYE